A stretch of Amycolatopsis balhimycina FH 1894 DNA encodes these proteins:
- a CDS encoding DUF389 domain-containing protein produces the protein MLHLRAVCPPDKTAEALEILRAHAGTAHLIVHRGAAVEPEGDLVEADIAREAADEIVDALCGLDLDHTGGITLEALDTALSDAADNAEEAAPGEAADAVVWQELLGRTGEESRLNVTFLAFLTIACLLAAVGVLTDSSVTIVGAMVVGPEFGPLAALAVGLVLRHRQLIRQAAAALAVGFPLAMVVTLGGTLLVHATDVFGEKAFQLQQHNEVDFVFSVGAPSLVVAMLAGAAGMLAMTSAKSAALVGVFISVTTVPAAGYAVVAAVAGEWSRCLQSVGQLLVNLLGIVAAAAIVLMVRWNGQRSPAGMRPLSRG, from the coding sequence GTGCTGCACCTCAGGGCCGTGTGCCCGCCGGACAAGACCGCCGAGGCGCTCGAAATCCTGCGGGCCCACGCCGGGACGGCGCACCTCATCGTGCACCGCGGCGCCGCCGTGGAGCCCGAAGGCGACCTGGTCGAGGCCGATATCGCGCGCGAGGCGGCGGACGAGATCGTCGACGCGCTGTGCGGGCTCGACCTCGACCACACCGGCGGCATCACGCTCGAAGCGCTCGACACCGCGCTGTCCGACGCCGCCGACAACGCGGAGGAGGCGGCGCCGGGCGAAGCGGCCGACGCCGTCGTCTGGCAGGAGCTCCTCGGCCGGACGGGTGAGGAGTCGCGGCTGAACGTGACGTTCCTGGCGTTCCTCACCATCGCGTGCCTGCTCGCCGCCGTCGGCGTGCTCACCGATTCCTCGGTGACGATCGTCGGCGCTATGGTCGTCGGACCGGAGTTCGGGCCACTGGCCGCGCTCGCCGTCGGCCTGGTGCTGCGGCACCGGCAGCTGATCCGGCAGGCGGCGGCCGCGCTCGCCGTCGGCTTCCCGCTGGCCATGGTGGTCACGCTCGGCGGCACGCTGCTCGTCCACGCGACGGACGTCTTCGGCGAGAAGGCGTTCCAGCTTCAGCAGCACAACGAAGTCGACTTCGTGTTTTCCGTCGGGGCGCCGTCGCTGGTCGTGGCGATGCTCGCCGGCGCCGCCGGGATGCTCGCCATGACGTCGGCGAAGTCGGCCGCGCTGGTGGGCGTGTTCATCTCCGTGACCACGGTGCCGGCCGCGGGCTACGCGGTCGTCGCGGCCGTGGCGGGGGAGTGGAGCCGGTGCCTCCAGTCCGTCGGGCAGCTGCTCGTCAACCTTCTCGGAATCGTTGCAGCAGCGGCCATTGTGTTGATGGTGCGCTGGAATGGGCAACGTTCTCCCGCGGGAATGCGTCCGCTTTCACGCGGGTGA
- the aspS gene encoding aspartate--tRNA ligase, which translates to MLRTHQAGTLRAGQAGQTVTLTGWVARRRDHGGVIFIDLRDASGVAQVVFREGEMAERAHALRSEFCVKIVGEVAKRPEGNANAEIPTGEIEVLATGLEVLSESAPLPFPIDDRVDVGEEVRLKHRYLDLRRSGPAAAMRLRSEVSRAAREVLHAQDFVEIETPTMTRSTPEGARDFLVPARLKPGSWYALPQSPQLFKQLLMVGGMERYYQIARCYRDEDFRADRQPEFTQLDIEMSFVEQDDVIALGEDIVSALWKLIGHEIPRPIPRITYHEAMAKYGSDKPDLRFDLEITDMTEFFADTPFRVFQAPYVGAVVMAGGADQPRRQLDAWQEWAKQRGARGLAYILVNPDGTLGGPVAKNLSETERENVAAAAGAKPGDCIFFSAGKAASTQPLLGAARDEIGKRLGLIDENAWSFVWVVDAPLFAPVEDIGDDVAVGSGKWTAVHHAFTSPTPEWIDKFEQDPGNALAYAYDIVCNGNEIGGGSIRIHRGDVQKRVFSLMGLGEEEAQEKFGFLLDAFAFGPPPHGGIAFGWDRIVMLLAKADSLRDVIAFPKTGGGYDPLTAAPAPITAQQRKEAGIDAKPAASPPN; encoded by the coding sequence GTGCTCCGCACTCACCAAGCCGGCACCCTGCGTGCCGGACAGGCCGGACAGACCGTCACCCTCACCGGATGGGTGGCCCGGCGGCGCGATCACGGCGGCGTCATCTTCATCGACCTCCGCGACGCGAGCGGCGTCGCCCAGGTCGTCTTCCGCGAGGGCGAGATGGCCGAGCGCGCGCACGCGCTCCGCTCCGAATTCTGCGTCAAGATCGTCGGCGAGGTCGCGAAGCGCCCCGAGGGCAACGCGAACGCCGAGATCCCCACGGGCGAGATCGAGGTCCTCGCGACCGGGCTCGAAGTGCTGTCCGAGTCCGCGCCGCTGCCGTTCCCGATCGACGACCGGGTCGACGTCGGCGAAGAGGTCCGGCTCAAGCACCGCTACCTCGACCTGCGCCGCAGCGGCCCGGCCGCGGCCATGCGGCTGCGCAGCGAGGTCAGCCGCGCCGCGCGCGAGGTGCTCCACGCGCAGGACTTCGTCGAGATCGAGACCCCGACGATGACCCGTTCGACGCCCGAAGGCGCGCGCGACTTCCTGGTGCCCGCCCGGCTCAAGCCCGGCTCCTGGTACGCGCTGCCGCAGTCGCCGCAGCTGTTCAAGCAGCTGCTCATGGTCGGCGGCATGGAACGGTACTACCAGATCGCCCGCTGCTACCGCGACGAAGACTTCCGCGCCGACCGGCAGCCCGAGTTCACCCAGCTCGACATCGAGATGAGCTTCGTCGAGCAGGACGACGTCATCGCGCTCGGCGAGGACATCGTCTCGGCGCTGTGGAAGCTGATCGGGCACGAGATCCCGCGGCCCATCCCGCGCATCACCTACCACGAGGCGATGGCCAAGTACGGCTCGGACAAGCCGGACCTGCGCTTCGACCTCGAGATCACCGACATGACGGAGTTCTTCGCCGACACGCCGTTCCGCGTGTTCCAGGCGCCGTACGTCGGCGCGGTCGTGATGGCCGGCGGCGCCGACCAGCCGCGCCGCCAGCTCGACGCGTGGCAGGAGTGGGCGAAGCAGCGCGGCGCGCGCGGCCTCGCGTACATCCTCGTCAACCCCGACGGCACCCTCGGCGGCCCGGTCGCCAAGAACCTGTCCGAGACCGAGCGCGAGAACGTCGCCGCCGCGGCGGGCGCCAAGCCGGGCGACTGCATCTTCTTCTCCGCGGGCAAGGCCGCTTCGACGCAGCCGCTGCTCGGCGCCGCGCGCGACGAGATCGGCAAGCGGCTCGGCCTGATCGACGAGAACGCCTGGTCGTTCGTGTGGGTCGTCGACGCGCCGCTGTTCGCGCCGGTCGAGGACATCGGCGACGACGTCGCCGTCGGCTCCGGCAAGTGGACCGCGGTGCACCACGCGTTCACCTCGCCCACCCCGGAGTGGATCGACAAGTTCGAGCAGGACCCGGGCAACGCGCTCGCCTACGCCTACGACATCGTCTGCAACGGCAACGAGATCGGCGGCGGCTCGATCCGTATCCACCGCGGCGACGTCCAGAAGCGCGTCTTCAGCCTGATGGGCCTCGGCGAGGAGGAAGCGCAGGAGAAGTTCGGCTTCCTGCTCGACGCCTTCGCCTTCGGCCCCCCGCCGCACGGCGGCATCGCCTTCGGCTGGGACCGCATCGTCATGCTGCTGGCCAAGGCCGACTCGCTGCGTGACGTGATCGCGTTCCCGAAGACCGGCGGCGGGTACGACCCGCTGACCGCGGCGCCGGCGCCGATCACCGCGCAGCAGCGCAAGGAGGCCGGGATCGACGCGAAACCGGCCGCCTCCCCGCCGAACTAG
- a CDS encoding SGNH/GDSL hydrolase family protein — protein MVVGVTVMSVDVTPFPEPSRPPLAAVPPLRRARRLVVLGDSTAVGLGDPLPRRGGWRGVGPLAAAALGIETSGYLNPSFAGARMRCVLTEQVPAAVAHRPDVALLVAGMNDTLRPDFDAARIAADLTEVIRRLRETGTTVLPVRFHDHSKIFRLPPSLKRALSARVAELNAAIDDVAAREDVSCLDLARLPGAYDLASWSVDRLHPSELGHRMLASGFTGLLADAGFAVPEPVSLTCSGGVEPSTTGHVGWLVLKGIPWLWRRGREFLPYAAVIMWNSFRAR, from the coding sequence ATGGTCGTGGGCGTGACCGTGATGAGCGTCGATGTCACTCCCTTTCCCGAACCTTCCCGGCCCCCGCTGGCGGCAGTCCCGCCGCTGCGGCGAGCGCGGCGGCTGGTCGTGCTCGGCGATTCCACCGCCGTCGGGCTCGGTGATCCGCTGCCGCGGCGGGGTGGCTGGCGGGGTGTCGGTCCCCTCGCCGCCGCCGCGCTCGGCATCGAAACCAGCGGCTACCTCAACCCCTCCTTCGCCGGGGCCCGGATGCGGTGCGTGCTCACCGAACAGGTCCCCGCCGCCGTCGCCCACCGGCCTGACGTGGCCCTGCTCGTCGCCGGCATGAACGACACCCTCCGGCCGGACTTCGACGCCGCGCGGATCGCCGCCGATCTCACCGAAGTGATCCGGCGCCTCCGCGAGACCGGGACCACCGTGCTGCCCGTCCGCTTCCACGACCACAGCAAGATCTTCCGCCTCCCGCCGTCGCTCAAGCGCGCCCTCAGCGCCCGCGTCGCCGAACTCAACGCCGCCATCGACGACGTCGCCGCCCGTGAAGACGTGTCCTGCCTCGATCTCGCCCGGCTGCCCGGCGCCTACGACCTGGCCTCCTGGAGCGTCGACCGGCTGCACCCCTCCGAACTGGGTCACCGCATGCTCGCGAGCGGGTTCACCGGGCTGCTCGCCGACGCCGGGTTCGCCGTGCCGGAACCGGTGAGCCTCACCTGCAGCGGCGGCGTCGAGCCGAGCACCACGGGACACGTGGGGTGGCTGGTGCTCAAGGGGATCCCGTGGCTCTGGCGCCGCGGCCGCGAGTTCCTGCCCTACGCCGCCGTCATCATGTGGAACTCGTTCCGCGCCCGCTGA
- the sthA gene encoding Si-specific NAD(P)(+) transhydrogenase, with protein MSEHEYDLIVIGSGPGGQKAAIAAAKLGKRVAVVDRHDMVGGVCVNTGTIPSKTLREAVLYLTGMNQRELYGASYRVKQDITIADLLARTQHVVGREVQVVRAQLLRNHVDLIAGTGSFADPHTVVIEGRHRGDRRTLSADFVVIATGTRPARPKQVDFDAARVLDSDEILRLEQIPSTLVVVGAGVIGIEYASMFAALGSRVTVVEQRDNMLDFCDPEIVESLKFQLRDLGVTFRFGEKVADVAVSDDATITTLVSGKRIPADGVMYSAGRQGMTGDLALELAGLAADERGRLVVDEHYRTEVPHIYAVGDVIGFPALAATSMDQGRLAAYHAFGEPANGLGALQPIGIYTIPEISYVGATEAQLTSSSVPYEVGIARYRELARGQITGDSYGMLKLLVSTADRKLLGVHVFGTGATDLVHIGQAVMGCGGTVDYLVDAVFNYPTLSEAYKVAALDATNKIRALDRFS; from the coding sequence GTGAGCGAGCACGAGTACGACCTCATCGTCATCGGTTCGGGCCCCGGCGGACAGAAGGCCGCGATCGCCGCGGCGAAGCTCGGCAAGCGGGTGGCGGTCGTCGACCGGCACGACATGGTCGGCGGGGTGTGCGTCAACACCGGCACGATCCCGTCCAAGACACTGCGCGAAGCAGTGCTTTACCTGACCGGCATGAACCAGCGCGAGCTGTACGGCGCGAGCTACCGCGTCAAGCAGGACATCACCATCGCCGACCTGCTGGCGCGCACCCAGCACGTGGTCGGGCGCGAGGTCCAGGTCGTGCGCGCGCAGCTGCTGCGCAACCACGTCGACCTGATCGCCGGCACCGGCTCGTTCGCCGACCCGCACACCGTCGTCATCGAGGGCCGCCACCGCGGCGACCGGCGGACGCTGTCCGCGGACTTCGTCGTGATCGCCACCGGGACCCGGCCCGCGCGGCCGAAGCAGGTCGACTTCGACGCCGCGCGCGTGCTCGACTCCGACGAGATCCTGCGGCTCGAGCAGATCCCGTCGACGCTGGTCGTGGTCGGCGCCGGGGTGATCGGGATCGAGTACGCGTCGATGTTCGCCGCGCTCGGCTCGCGGGTCACCGTCGTCGAGCAGCGCGACAACATGCTGGACTTCTGCGACCCCGAGATCGTCGAGTCGCTCAAGTTCCAGCTGCGCGACCTCGGCGTCACGTTCCGCTTCGGGGAGAAGGTCGCCGACGTCGCGGTGTCCGACGACGCGACCATCACGACCCTGGTCAGCGGCAAGCGCATCCCGGCCGACGGCGTCATGTACTCGGCGGGCCGCCAGGGCATGACCGGCGACCTCGCCCTGGAGCTGGCGGGCCTGGCGGCGGACGAGCGCGGCAGGCTCGTCGTCGACGAGCACTACCGCACCGAGGTGCCGCACATCTACGCGGTCGGCGACGTGATCGGCTTCCCGGCCCTGGCGGCGACGTCGATGGACCAGGGCAGGCTCGCGGCGTACCACGCGTTCGGCGAGCCGGCGAACGGGCTGGGCGCGCTGCAGCCGATCGGCATCTACACGATCCCGGAGATCTCCTACGTCGGCGCGACGGAGGCCCAGCTGACGTCGTCGTCGGTGCCGTACGAGGTCGGCATCGCCCGCTACCGGGAGCTGGCGCGCGGCCAGATCACCGGCGACAGCTACGGCATGCTCAAGCTGCTGGTGTCCACGGCGGACCGGAAACTGCTGGGCGTGCACGTGTTCGGCACGGGCGCGACCGACCTGGTCCACATCGGACAGGCGGTGATGGGCTGCGGCGGCACGGTCGACTACCTCGTCGACGCGGTGTTCAACTACCCGACCCTGTCGGAGGCGTACAAGGTCGCGGCCCTGGACGCGACCAACAAGATCCGCGCACTGGACCGCTTCTCCTGA
- a CDS encoding intein-containing Rv2578c family radical SAM protein, producing MRWDRQRAGEGEPALPGLEGLVRSVRSPEFDGVTFHEVHARSVLNKVPAGSGVPFGWTVNPYRGCSHACTYCLEGGTRILLADGRTKALAELKVGEEIYGTRGHGASRRLVPTRVLAHWTTLRDAYRVTLEDGTRLVAGGDHRFLTAKGWKHVTGSKFGAAQRPHLEPGTELIGVGRFEPTPDETLGYRAGYLCGMLRSGGFAAETDAAARALGYLPDFGASVAFLQVPAEPDAHWQRGFLAGVFDLAGGYGRGQLAVAHDEPEIADAFVAALARFGFAHQLDEVPKFPTRQEIRLLGGVGEVLRFLHVSNPAVGWKRSLDGAVIGASRRRVAAIEPLGLQLPLYDITTGTGDFVADGMVSHNCFARNTHTYLDFDAGRDFDTQVVVKINAPQVLAAQLKKPSWRREHVAMGTNTDPYQRAEGRYRLMPGIITALARSGTPLSVLTKGTVLARDLPLLQDVARDVPVSLAVSIALLDDELQHRLEPGTPSPRARLELVRKAREAGLPCSVLVAPVLPYLTDSPEALDALFARLADAGASSVTAFALHLRPGAREWFGRWLAGAYPALVPRYRELYARGSYVRKEYREQLAERVGPLLRRHGLAPQAGFASRGPQLPAAEAAPVEQLRLL from the coding sequence GTGCGATGGGATCGGCAGCGAGCAGGGGAGGGTGAGCCGGCACTGCCCGGGCTGGAGGGCCTGGTGCGGTCGGTGCGGTCACCGGAATTCGACGGCGTCACCTTTCACGAGGTGCACGCCCGGTCGGTGCTGAACAAGGTGCCCGCGGGGTCCGGGGTGCCGTTCGGCTGGACCGTCAACCCCTACCGCGGCTGCTCCCACGCCTGCACGTACTGCCTCGAAGGCGGCACCCGGATCCTGCTCGCGGACGGCCGCACGAAGGCGCTGGCCGAGCTGAAGGTCGGCGAAGAGATCTACGGTACCCGCGGCCACGGCGCGTCCCGGCGGCTGGTGCCCACCCGGGTCCTCGCCCACTGGACGACCCTGCGCGACGCCTACCGCGTCACCCTGGAAGACGGCACCCGGCTCGTCGCCGGCGGCGACCACCGGTTCCTCACGGCCAAGGGCTGGAAGCACGTCACCGGCAGCAAGTTCGGCGCCGCGCAGCGGCCGCACCTGGAACCCGGCACCGAGCTGATCGGCGTCGGCCGGTTCGAGCCGACACCGGACGAGACGCTCGGGTACCGGGCGGGCTACCTGTGCGGGATGCTGCGCTCCGGCGGGTTCGCGGCCGAGACCGACGCCGCGGCACGCGCGCTCGGGTACCTGCCGGACTTCGGCGCGTCGGTCGCGTTCCTCCAGGTCCCCGCCGAACCGGACGCGCACTGGCAGCGCGGGTTCCTGGCCGGCGTCTTCGACCTCGCGGGCGGCTACGGCCGCGGGCAGCTCGCCGTGGCGCACGACGAGCCCGAGATCGCCGACGCGTTCGTCGCCGCGCTCGCCCGCTTCGGCTTCGCCCACCAGCTCGACGAGGTCCCGAAGTTCCCGACCCGCCAGGAGATCCGGCTGCTCGGCGGCGTCGGCGAGGTGCTGCGGTTCCTGCACGTGAGCAACCCCGCGGTGGGCTGGAAGCGGTCCCTCGACGGCGCGGTGATCGGCGCGAGCCGCCGTCGCGTGGCGGCGATCGAGCCGCTCGGCCTGCAGCTGCCGCTGTACGACATCACCACCGGCACCGGCGACTTCGTGGCCGACGGCATGGTGTCCCACAACTGCTTCGCCCGGAACACCCACACCTACCTCGACTTCGACGCCGGCCGCGACTTCGACACCCAGGTGGTCGTGAAGATCAACGCCCCGCAGGTGCTGGCGGCGCAGCTGAAGAAGCCGTCGTGGCGGCGCGAGCACGTCGCGATGGGCACCAACACCGATCCGTACCAGCGCGCCGAGGGACGCTACCGGCTGATGCCGGGGATCATCACGGCGCTGGCCCGCTCGGGGACGCCGTTGTCGGTGCTGACGAAGGGCACGGTGCTGGCGCGGGACCTGCCGCTGCTCCAGGACGTCGCCCGCGACGTGCCGGTGAGTCTCGCGGTGTCGATCGCGCTCCTCGACGACGAGCTGCAGCACCGTCTCGAACCCGGGACGCCGAGCCCGCGGGCGCGGCTGGAGCTGGTGCGCAAGGCCCGCGAGGCCGGGTTGCCCTGCTCGGTGCTCGTGGCGCCGGTGCTGCCGTACCTGACCGATTCGCCCGAGGCCCTCGACGCGCTGTTCGCGCGGCTCGCCGACGCCGGCGCGTCGAGCGTCACGGCGTTCGCGCTGCACCTGCGGCCCGGCGCCCGCGAGTGGTTCGGCCGCTGGCTGGCCGGTGCCTACCCGGCGCTCGTCCCGCGGTACCGGGAGCTGTACGCGCGCGGAAGTTACGTCCGGAAGGAGTACCGGGAGCAGCTGGCGGAACGGGTCGGGCCGTTGCTGCGGCGGCACGGCCTGGCACCCCAGGCCGGTTTCGCATCGCGCGGTCCCCAGCTGCCCGCGGCCGAGGCCGCTCCCGTGGAGCAGCTGCGCCTGCTCTGA
- a CDS encoding ATP-binding protein yields MLRVSLLGEQVIADDATGAVLTRSPRSVALVAYLVVHAGLAQPRRLIAGLFWPDSTDAQALTNLRRELHQLRHVLGEQPSLAVTGRDLCWRDTPSSRVDVREFDAARRAALATGDARGVLTHAHAALAAYRGELLPGLADDWVLAARAELDRQCVELCDLICRTPSGDSAAALAAARRRIRLRPLEETGYRTLMRLQADAGDRAGAMSTYHRCASVLERELGVVPAEPTRAALQRLLARPGPEVGRAAAPGLVGRAAELARLGEAWRAAAAGHAGVVLVRGDAGVGKTRLVTEFAGLARAEGAVVATGRCFGSAGQLPLAPVAEWLRTPAVQRAAAALDPVWRAEVDRLLPAARPVAGGHPMVDAWQRLRFFEGLARALTAGERPVLLVLDNAQWCDEETSAFVTFCLGLAPDAPLLVAVTLREGEAGAGAWITQLREDGKLTELPLRPFDADGTAQLGEAVAGRPLSEPDRTLLHAATGGFPLYVVEALRTSASPPAGRLTGVLRARLEQPGPAAREVAGLAAAAGRDFTLELLAEASDLDADTVVDAVDELWRRRILREVGGGYDFTHDLLRDAAYQQVSPPRRWLLHRRLAQGIELLHAGDPDAVAAQLAEQYARGGRPDRAVEHYRRAAAVATRTFAHAEAIRLLKEALALVRTRPPSGNRDRAELAVLEALAGPLNAHQGYASPELHRTLEQSLALAESLDSQDSALTALLELWSSQFVRGRTAQAHESAERALSLLAPGTSPALSGSAHFIVAGSSVSLGRPAEGLRHFELGAERTRGASTWPIGTRPDIHGPAWAAHAHWLLGHDDAAVASSAEAVERARAAGHPYSLTIALAYAGITHQLRRDRAALSATVAELRGLCDRYGFAYYREWALVLGGWARGGAAGLAATQAGVAHLKAEGAFARMPYWLTLVAELSAPGAARATLDAALAAGEARDDRWWLPEVLRLRAAHDADPGPRLLAAAELARAQGSVALLRRCEADLAVSEPS; encoded by the coding sequence GTGCTGCGGGTTTCGCTGCTGGGCGAGCAGGTGATCGCCGACGACGCGACCGGCGCCGTGCTGACGCGGTCGCCGCGGTCGGTCGCGCTGGTGGCCTACCTCGTCGTGCACGCCGGCCTGGCGCAGCCCCGCCGCCTCATCGCCGGGCTGTTCTGGCCCGATTCCACCGACGCGCAGGCGCTGACCAACCTGCGCCGCGAACTCCACCAGCTGCGCCACGTGCTGGGCGAGCAGCCGTCGCTGGCCGTCACCGGGCGCGACCTGTGCTGGCGCGACACGCCGTCGAGCCGGGTGGACGTGCGGGAGTTCGACGCCGCCCGCCGGGCCGCGCTGGCCACCGGGGACGCGCGGGGCGTGCTCACCCACGCCCACGCCGCGCTGGCCGCCTACCGCGGCGAGCTGCTGCCGGGCCTGGCCGACGACTGGGTCCTGGCGGCCCGCGCCGAGCTCGACCGCCAGTGCGTCGAACTGTGCGACCTGATCTGCCGGACGCCGTCGGGCGACAGCGCCGCCGCGCTCGCCGCCGCGCGCCGCCGGATCCGGCTGCGCCCGCTGGAGGAAACCGGCTACCGGACGCTGATGCGGCTGCAGGCCGACGCCGGGGACCGGGCGGGCGCGATGAGCACGTACCACCGGTGCGCGTCGGTCCTCGAACGCGAGCTCGGGGTCGTGCCCGCGGAGCCGACGCGCGCGGCACTGCAGCGGCTGCTCGCCCGGCCCGGCCCCGAGGTCGGGCGGGCGGCGGCGCCCGGGCTCGTCGGCCGGGCCGCCGAACTGGCGCGGCTCGGCGAAGCGTGGCGCGCGGCCGCGGCGGGCCACGCCGGCGTCGTCCTCGTCCGCGGGGACGCCGGGGTCGGCAAGACGCGGCTGGTCACCGAGTTCGCCGGGCTGGCTCGCGCGGAAGGCGCCGTGGTGGCCACCGGCCGCTGCTTCGGCTCGGCCGGGCAGCTCCCGCTGGCGCCGGTGGCCGAGTGGCTGCGCACCCCGGCCGTCCAGCGGGCCGCGGCCGCCCTGGACCCGGTGTGGCGCGCCGAAGTCGACCGGCTGCTGCCGGCCGCGCGGCCGGTCGCGGGCGGGCACCCGATGGTCGACGCGTGGCAGCGCCTGCGGTTCTTCGAAGGGCTGGCCCGCGCACTCACCGCCGGCGAACGCCCTGTCCTGCTCGTCCTCGACAACGCGCAGTGGTGTGACGAAGAAACGAGCGCGTTCGTCACTTTCTGCCTCGGTCTCGCGCCGGACGCGCCCCTGCTGGTCGCCGTGACCCTCCGCGAAGGCGAGGCCGGCGCCGGCGCCTGGATCACCCAGCTGCGCGAGGACGGCAAGCTGACCGAACTCCCCCTGCGTCCCTTCGACGCCGACGGCACGGCTCAGCTCGGCGAAGCGGTCGCCGGCCGCCCGCTGTCCGAACCGGACCGGACGCTGCTGCACGCGGCCACCGGCGGGTTCCCGCTGTACGTCGTGGAAGCCCTGCGCACCAGCGCTTCCCCACCGGCCGGCCGGCTGACCGGAGTGCTGCGGGCCCGGCTCGAACAGCCCGGCCCGGCGGCCCGCGAGGTCGCCGGGCTCGCCGCCGCGGCCGGCCGGGACTTCACCCTGGAACTGCTCGCCGAAGCCAGCGACCTCGACGCGGACACCGTCGTCGACGCGGTCGACGAGCTGTGGCGGCGCCGGATCCTGCGCGAGGTCGGCGGCGGCTACGACTTCACCCACGACCTGCTGCGCGACGCCGCCTACCAGCAGGTCAGCCCGCCGCGCCGGTGGCTGCTGCACCGGCGGCTGGCGCAGGGCATCGAGCTGCTGCACGCCGGCGACCCCGACGCCGTGGCCGCGCAGCTGGCCGAGCAGTACGCCCGCGGCGGCCGCCCGGACCGCGCGGTCGAGCACTACCGGCGGGCCGCAGCCGTCGCCACGCGGACGTTCGCCCACGCCGAAGCGATCCGGCTGCTGAAGGAAGCGCTCGCGCTCGTGCGCACCCGGCCGCCGAGCGGCAACCGCGACCGCGCCGAGCTCGCCGTCCTCGAAGCGCTCGCCGGGCCGCTCAACGCCCACCAGGGCTACGCCTCCCCCGAGCTGCACCGCACCCTGGAGCAGTCGCTCGCACTCGCGGAATCGCTGGACAGCCAGGATTCCGCGCTGACCGCGCTGCTGGAGCTGTGGTCGTCCCAGTTCGTCCGGGGCCGGACCGCGCAGGCGCACGAGTCGGCCGAACGCGCGCTCTCGCTGCTCGCCCCCGGGACGAGCCCGGCGCTGAGCGGCTCGGCGCACTTCATCGTCGCGGGCTCGTCGGTGAGCCTGGGCCGCCCGGCCGAGGGGCTGCGGCACTTCGAGCTGGGGGCCGAGCGCACGCGGGGCGCGTCGACCTGGCCGATCGGCACCCGGCCCGACATCCACGGGCCGGCCTGGGCGGCCCACGCGCACTGGCTGCTCGGCCACGACGACGCGGCCGTGGCGAGCAGCGCCGAAGCCGTCGAGCGGGCTCGCGCGGCCGGGCACCCGTACAGCCTGACCATCGCGCTGGCCTACGCCGGGATCACCCACCAGCTGCGCCGCGACCGGGCGGCGCTGTCGGCGACCGTGGCGGAGCTGCGCGGCCTGTGCGACCGGTACGGGTTCGCCTACTACCGGGAGTGGGCGCTGGTGCTGGGCGGCTGGGCACGCGGCGGCGCGGCGGGACTGGCCGCCACCCAGGCGGGCGTCGCGCACCTCAAGGCCGAGGGAGCGTTCGCCCGGATGCCGTACTGGCTGACGCTGGTGGCCGAGCTGTCGGCACCCGGCGCGGCCCGCGCGACGCTCGACGCGGCGCTCGCCGCCGGGGAGGCCCGCGACGACCGCTGGTGGCTGCCGGAGGTGCTGCGGCTGCGGGCCGCGCACGACGCCGACCCGGGCCCCCGCCTGCTGGCCGCCGCGGAGCTGGCCCGCGCCCAGGGCAGCGTCGCCCTGCTGCGGCGCTGCGAGGCGGATCTGGCCGTCTCCGAACCGTCCTGA
- the merB gene encoding organomercurial lyase → MTTSQTDRVAAARLAWAALKLTRAGRHPVGVDRLAATVGVAPAEARRLVELIGFTLHRDLVSTGPAPRGAHHRLEPAEGTLGAGPDGTVDMFLLAIATGERVHAAAICPVTGTHIRIELTPHAILLADPPSAVVAAVDLGFGLDGADAVACAGQPFFGSATAAASWLVAHPGGRIYRMAAYLAQAHRLVAALEIRPKYVL, encoded by the coding sequence TTGACGACCTCGCAGACCGACCGGGTCGCGGCCGCCCGGCTCGCCTGGGCCGCCCTGAAACTGACCCGGGCCGGCCGGCACCCGGTCGGCGTCGACCGGCTCGCCGCGACCGTGGGCGTCGCCCCGGCCGAGGCGCGGCGGCTGGTCGAGCTGATCGGGTTCACCCTGCACCGAGACCTCGTGTCGACCGGCCCGGCGCCCCGCGGCGCCCACCACCGCCTCGAGCCGGCCGAAGGCACCCTCGGCGCGGGCCCGGACGGCACGGTCGACATGTTCCTCCTGGCCATCGCGACCGGCGAGCGCGTCCACGCGGCGGCGATCTGCCCGGTCACCGGGACGCACATCCGCATCGAACTGACGCCGCACGCGATCCTGCTGGCCGACCCGCCGTCGGCGGTGGTCGCGGCGGTCGATCTCGGGTTCGGGCTCGACGGGGCCGACGCGGTGGCCTGCGCGGGCCAGCCGTTCTTCGGCTCCGCCACCGCGGCGGCGAGCTGGCTGGTGGCGCACCCGGGCGGGCGCATCTACCGGATGGCGGCCTACCTGGCCCAGGCCCACCGCCTGGTCGCGGCGCTGGAGATCCGGCCCAAGTACGTCCTCTGA